A stretch of Imperialibacter roseus DNA encodes these proteins:
- a CDS encoding LysE family translocator yields the protein MNLLWLFVVGFVCSYLGSIPPGVINVSVLQYGLHGHRSLGLRFGLAASLVEFVYAAATVRFHIFLTENTSFTEDFELVSGIVLTILGIASLLSSNKAPSEKAVEESPRAFRKGLIIGVTNIMVIPFWLAVTAYLQSRSIVVIKGYDLFIYVAGISAGTFALMASVAYLSHRFQKVVENRKTVNKIPGIVLLTMGLYSFYNWFMMP from the coding sequence ATGAATCTACTCTGGCTATTTGTAGTTGGTTTTGTTTGCAGTTACCTCGGATCGATTCCCCCCGGTGTTATCAACGTCAGTGTACTTCAGTACGGACTGCACGGGCACCGATCCCTCGGGCTGAGGTTCGGTCTGGCAGCCAGTCTGGTCGAGTTTGTATATGCCGCTGCCACTGTCCGTTTCCATATTTTTCTGACAGAGAATACTTCCTTCACTGAAGACTTCGAACTGGTGTCTGGGATTGTCCTAACTATTTTAGGAATTGCTAGTTTGCTGAGCTCAAACAAGGCCCCCTCAGAAAAAGCTGTGGAGGAATCGCCCAGGGCTTTTCGGAAAGGCCTGATCATTGGTGTGACTAATATTATGGTGATCCCATTCTGGCTGGCAGTAACGGCCTACCTGCAAAGCCGGAGTATAGTGGTCATCAAAGGATACGACCTGTTCATTTACGTAGCAGGTATTTCAGCAGGCACCTTTGCCCTAATGGCCAGCGTAGCTTACTTGTCGCACCGCTTCCAGAAGGTGGTGGAAAACAGGAAAACCGTCAACAAAATCCCCGGCATTGTTCTTCTCACGATGGGGCTCTACTCTTTTTACAACTGGTTCATGATGCCCTAA
- a CDS encoding DoxX family membrane protein, whose translation MKIRKAGVIILRIVAAIIMLQTLYFKFSGAPESIYIFSTIGMEPWGRYMVGCMELVASVLLLIPKIYWLGGLLGMGLMAGALFFHFAFLGIEVQGDGGLLFAYAVIVFLASLVAVLDRKNDIPILKNLF comes from the coding sequence ATGAAAATCAGGAAGGCCGGAGTTATAATTTTGCGGATAGTGGCCGCAATAATTATGCTCCAAACACTGTATTTTAAATTTTCGGGTGCACCAGAGTCCATTTATATATTCAGCACCATCGGAATGGAACCCTGGGGCAGGTACATGGTAGGCTGCATGGAACTTGTTGCATCAGTGCTTTTACTCATCCCAAAAATCTACTGGCTTGGCGGCCTGCTTGGGATGGGGCTAATGGCCGGAGCCTTGTTCTTCCACTTTGCGTTTTTGGGCATCGAGGTGCAGGGAGATGGTGGCCTGTTGTTTGCCTATGCTGTCATTGTATTTCTTGCTAGCCTGGTGGCTGTTTTAGATCGTAAGAATGATATCCCTATTTTAAAAAATTTGTTCTGA
- a CDS encoding inositol monophosphatase family protein, with protein MEIPLETLVHHVIAISKEAGQFLKKEAEGFTPDMIELKGHNNLVSYVDKACEEMIVERLREVLPEAGFITEEGTVASSEQSLQWVIDPLDGTTNFVHGLPIYSVSLALVRDKQAILGVVYEVNRDECFHAIKGKGAFCNGKPIRVSNATQINESLLATGFPYNDFGKMMPYLNILNELMKSSHGLRRMGSAAVDLAYVACGRFEAFFEFNLNSWDVAAGVLLVTEAGGTVTDFKGGDNYIFGRELIAGCGIQSELLGTIKKFWLD; from the coding sequence ATGGAAATACCATTAGAAACACTTGTTCACCACGTAATAGCCATCAGTAAGGAAGCCGGGCAATTTTTGAAGAAAGAAGCAGAAGGCTTTACTCCTGACATGATAGAACTAAAGGGACACAACAATTTGGTGTCCTATGTTGACAAGGCGTGCGAAGAGATGATCGTAGAGCGCTTGAGAGAAGTGCTGCCGGAAGCTGGCTTTATTACCGAGGAAGGAACCGTGGCCAGCTCAGAGCAATCCTTACAATGGGTGATAGACCCGCTTGACGGCACCACAAACTTTGTGCACGGCCTTCCTATTTACTCTGTGAGCCTGGCGTTGGTGCGAGACAAGCAAGCGATTCTGGGGGTAGTGTATGAGGTAAACCGTGACGAGTGTTTTCATGCTATCAAGGGTAAGGGAGCCTTCTGCAATGGAAAGCCAATTAGGGTGTCAAATGCTACCCAAATAAATGAGTCGCTGCTCGCCACGGGCTTTCCATATAACGACTTTGGAAAAATGATGCCCTATCTGAATATTCTCAATGAATTGATGAAGTCTTCTCATGGGCTCAGAAGGATGGGCAGTGCGGCTGTGGACCTAGCCTATGTTGCGTGCGGCCGTTTTGAAGCGTTTTTTGAGTTCAACCTGAATTCCTGGGATGTTGCAGCGGGCGTCTTACTTGTAACGGAGGCAGGCGGTACTGTTACGGACTTCAAAGGGGGCGACAACTACATATTCGGCCGGGAGCTTATAGCTGGCTGTGGCATACAAAGCGAGCTGCTTGGTACGATTAAGAAATTCTGGTTAGACTGA
- a CDS encoding FeoB-associated Cys-rich membrane protein has protein sequence MIETIIIGVLFAGAVLFLGRKIYLSLKVDKGCAKGCGCSEADIQKALKETAQK, from the coding sequence ATGATCGAAACAATTATCATCGGGGTATTATTTGCAGGTGCCGTCTTATTCCTGGGGAGAAAGATTTATCTGAGCCTGAAAGTTGACAAGGGGTGTGCCAAAGGCTGTGGCTGTAGCGAAGCCGACATCCAGAAGGCCCTGAAAGAAACGGCTCAAAAGTAA
- a CDS encoding ATP-grasp domain-containing protein, with protein MRQSSWQLFKRKLFEVTFFMKLFHWEFWPFNVVYFPVFVYYAFLAVRARSVFFFSAANPTIEFGGMLGESKGDIFNLIPEKYIPTTKCFPPSSSATDITSWMEATRLTYPILLKPDIGERGWMVKKIDSLADIEQYLRSVKVDFLAQAYVPYPIELGLFYYRFPGAKKGRISSITRKGLMAVTGDGKTTVRSLLKSNLRARLYINDFEEKYPEKMNSVPGKGETIEVEPIGNHCRGTTFLDDTGKVTEKMEAQFDQIADAISGFHFGRFDLRCQSYDELEKGINFKILELNGAGAEPGHIYHPGRSIWKGYRDILHHLNVLCNIAIQNHRLGEPYTSFKEGLRFIKKVKAYNRLKESE; from the coding sequence ATGCGTCAAAGCAGCTGGCAGCTATTCAAAAGAAAGCTGTTTGAAGTGACTTTCTTTATGAAGCTCTTCCATTGGGAATTCTGGCCATTTAATGTCGTCTACTTTCCCGTCTTCGTTTACTACGCTTTTCTGGCTGTCAGGGCCCGATCAGTTTTTTTCTTTTCGGCGGCCAATCCAACTATCGAATTTGGCGGGATGCTTGGCGAATCAAAAGGAGACATTTTTAACCTCATCCCGGAAAAATACATCCCCACGACAAAGTGCTTCCCTCCTTCCTCTTCTGCCACGGACATTACCAGCTGGATGGAAGCAACTAGGCTCACCTACCCAATTTTGCTCAAGCCGGACATCGGCGAAAGGGGTTGGATGGTGAAAAAAATCGACTCCCTGGCTGACATTGAGCAGTATTTGAGGAGCGTCAAGGTCGATTTTCTGGCTCAGGCCTACGTTCCGTACCCAATTGAGCTGGGGCTGTTCTACTACAGGTTTCCCGGGGCCAAAAAAGGCCGCATTTCGTCCATCACCCGAAAGGGCCTGATGGCGGTGACTGGCGATGGCAAAACCACCGTCCGCAGCCTGCTGAAGTCCAATCTGAGAGCCCGTCTTTATATCAACGACTTCGAAGAAAAGTATCCAGAAAAAATGAACTCAGTACCTGGTAAAGGTGAAACCATCGAAGTTGAGCCAATTGGTAATCACTGCAGAGGCACGACTTTTTTGGACGACACCGGAAAAGTGACGGAAAAGATGGAGGCCCAATTTGACCAAATCGCCGACGCCATTTCTGGCTTCCATTTTGGCAGGTTTGACCTCCGCTGCCAATCATACGATGAACTGGAAAAGGGCATCAACTTCAAAATATTGGAATTGAATGGTGCCGGTGCCGAGCCAGGCCATATTTACCACCCGGGCAGGTCTATTTGGAAAGGCTATAGAGACATTCTCCATCATTTGAATGTTTTGTGTAATATTGCCATCCAAAATCACCGATTGGGGGAGCCGTATACGTCGTTTAAAGAAGGGCTTCGTTTCATCAAAAAAGTCAAAGCCTACAATCGGTTAAAAGAGAGTGAATGA
- a CDS encoding lipoprotein N-acyltransferase Lnb domain-containing protein has product MKKLVLISFLLLGGSGLAESVAQIPPFISDSTTVSVMTMGPSQVELYTAFGHSAFRVLDHKTGIDLVFNYGIFSFNQPNFYLNFARGKLLYKLGVNRYEDFKEAYIEENRSIVEQNLNLTVSEKHQLYAFLVENNKPENRDYYYNYIYDNCATKIRDVLETVFKDRITFDYSYVTEDLTFRQLMDMNLGQQPWGDLGIDICLGTGIDKVATGYQYMYLPEYIQKAFAGATIKRGNSTVSLVSDTKVVFMPIEEGESQASLVTPTIVFVLVFMLVGFSTQQEWKAGKRRKWLDFTLFFVIGVVGILLLFLWFATDHISQYNFNLLWAFPVHAFVAFYAFKNSPPNWLSIYLLSAAVLLAIVIVSWSFLPQMLHLALVPIMLTLGLRAIFWRKSAFRAS; this is encoded by the coding sequence ATGAAAAAGCTCGTCTTAATCAGCTTCCTCCTGTTGGGAGGAAGTGGCCTTGCAGAAAGCGTGGCACAAATACCACCCTTTATAAGCGACAGCACCACGGTATCGGTAATGACCATGGGTCCTTCGCAGGTAGAACTGTACACTGCTTTTGGCCACAGTGCATTTCGGGTGCTTGATCATAAAACCGGGATCGACCTGGTGTTCAATTATGGTATCTTCAGCTTCAATCAGCCTAATTTCTACTTAAACTTTGCCAGAGGGAAGCTCCTTTACAAATTGGGAGTTAACCGGTATGAAGACTTCAAGGAGGCCTACATCGAAGAGAATAGGTCGATTGTGGAGCAAAACCTCAATCTGACAGTCAGTGAAAAACACCAGCTGTATGCCTTTTTGGTGGAGAACAATAAGCCAGAAAACAGAGATTACTACTACAATTACATTTACGATAATTGCGCCACTAAAATCAGGGACGTGCTGGAAACGGTTTTCAAAGACCGGATCACGTTTGACTATTCTTACGTCACTGAAGATTTGACTTTTCGTCAGTTGATGGACATGAACCTCGGCCAACAGCCCTGGGGCGATTTAGGTATCGATATTTGCCTAGGCACGGGTATCGATAAGGTAGCCACTGGCTATCAGTACATGTACCTGCCTGAATACATACAAAAGGCTTTTGCTGGGGCGACCATTAAGAGAGGTAATAGCACTGTGTCTCTTGTGAGTGATACTAAGGTGGTGTTTATGCCGATAGAGGAAGGAGAATCGCAGGCCTCATTGGTTACTCCCACCATTGTATTTGTTCTCGTATTTATGCTGGTTGGTTTTTCTACACAGCAAGAGTGGAAGGCAGGAAAGCGGAGAAAGTGGCTCGACTTTACTTTGTTTTTTGTGATCGGGGTAGTGGGAATTCTGTTGTTGTTTTTGTGGTTCGCCACAGATCATATCTCGCAGTACAATTTCAATCTGCTTTGGGCATTTCCGGTGCATGCATTTGTAGCCTTTTATGCATTCAAAAATAGTCCCCCGAATTGGCTAAGCATTTACCTGCTTTCAGCAGCGGTGTTGCTCGCTATAGTGATTGTTTCGTGGAGCTTTTTGCCGCAAATGTTGCACCTGGCGTTGGTGCCAATTATGCTCACGCTGGGTTTAAGAGCTATCTTCTGGAGGAAGAGTGCTTTTAGGGCATCATGA
- a CDS encoding radical SAM/SPASM domain-containing protein, with protein sequence MNLATFNDNVRLLNKLSWRKAVNGGKLLGSFLVSKQLGRARHSGLPISLAIEPTTACNLRCPECPSGLRSFSRPTGKIALPFFQKIIDEAHSHLLYLTFYFQGEPYLHPDFLEMVSYAHQKKIYTATSTNAHFLSDEMARKTIESGLDRLIISIDGATQDTYASYRKEGKLQEVIDGTKRLVKWKKELGSKTPHLIFQFLVVKPNEHEIDEIKELGKKLGVDEIRFKTAQIYDYENGSPLIPSIEKYSRYSQNAEGKWSMKNVLRNECWKMWHSGVITWDGQMVPCCFDKDATHSMGNVSDSSMAEIWRGASYNRFRNALLRSRKDIDICKNCSEGGAVWA encoded by the coding sequence ATGAACCTGGCAACATTTAATGATAACGTAAGACTGCTCAACAAATTGAGCTGGCGCAAGGCTGTCAATGGTGGCAAGCTGCTGGGTAGCTTCCTGGTGAGTAAGCAGCTGGGCAGGGCACGTCACAGCGGGCTGCCGATCAGCCTGGCCATAGAACCTACAACAGCCTGCAATCTGCGTTGTCCCGAATGCCCCAGCGGGTTGAGGTCGTTTAGCAGACCCACAGGAAAAATTGCGCTCCCGTTTTTTCAAAAAATCATTGATGAGGCGCACAGCCATTTGCTCTACCTCACCTTCTACTTTCAGGGAGAGCCTTATCTTCATCCTGATTTTCTGGAAATGGTGAGTTATGCACACCAAAAGAAAATATACACTGCAACCTCCACCAATGCACATTTCCTTTCGGACGAAATGGCCAGAAAGACTATTGAGTCAGGCCTCGACAGGCTTATCATCTCTATTGACGGGGCCACGCAGGACACCTACGCCTCTTACCGTAAAGAGGGCAAACTCCAGGAAGTAATAGACGGCACCAAACGGCTTGTGAAGTGGAAAAAGGAGTTAGGTTCAAAAACGCCACACTTGATCTTTCAATTTTTGGTAGTCAAACCAAACGAGCATGAAATTGACGAGATAAAAGAGCTGGGGAAAAAACTTGGTGTTGATGAGATCCGGTTCAAAACAGCCCAAATTTATGACTACGAAAATGGGTCTCCGCTAATTCCCTCCATCGAGAAATATTCCCGATACAGTCAAAATGCCGAGGGAAAGTGGTCTATGAAAAACGTCCTTCGCAATGAGTGCTGGAAAATGTGGCACTCAGGAGTAATTACCTGGGATGGCCAAATGGTACCCTGCTGCTTCGACAAAGACGCTACCCATTCAATGGGGAATGTTTCGGACAGCTCTATGGCAGAGATTTGGAGGGGAGCGTCGTACAATCGATTCAGAAACGCTTTGCTGCGGTCAAGAAAAGACATCGACATTTGCAAGAATTGCAGCGAGGGCGGAGCAGTCTGGGCCTGA
- a CDS encoding DinB family protein, whose product MNLITTTGNVLSQLDDVIVQLKPEDYSRPVKLLNNSTIGQHVRHTLEFFICLMDGTPSGVVNYDNRRRDKMIEDDMDFARQVLRSIGDFVKSHKENSALNLEADFGSTDRQADREAMVSIPSNYLRELVYNIEHAIHHMALIRVAINEFCSYVQLPEDFGVASSTIRSRQASN is encoded by the coding sequence ATGAACCTAATAACCACGACAGGAAACGTTTTGTCTCAGCTTGATGATGTAATCGTTCAACTAAAGCCTGAAGACTACTCACGCCCGGTTAAACTTCTCAACAACTCAACTATTGGCCAGCATGTAAGGCACACGCTAGAATTCTTTATCTGCCTCATGGACGGCACTCCCAGCGGTGTGGTCAATTATGACAACCGCAGAAGAGACAAGATGATTGAAGACGACATGGACTTTGCCCGGCAAGTCCTGAGGAGTATTGGAGACTTTGTAAAATCCCATAAAGAAAATTCTGCGCTGAATCTTGAAGCAGATTTTGGATCAACAGACCGACAGGCTGACCGGGAAGCAATGGTAAGCATACCCTCCAACTACCTTCGTGAATTGGTCTACAATATTGAACATGCTATTCACCACATGGCGTTGATAAGGGTGGCGATTAACGAGTTTTGCAGTTACGTGCAGCTGCCTGAAGACTTTGGCGTGGCCAGTAGTACCATTCGAAGCAGACAAGCGAGTAACTAA